One stretch of Macrotis lagotis isolate mMagLag1 chromosome 7, bilby.v1.9.chrom.fasta, whole genome shotgun sequence DNA includes these proteins:
- the LOC141494538 gene encoding C-C chemokine receptor type 1-like — translation MSTSTELPYLSTTEYYYYEDEAAPCHKDNIKELASRFLPPLYILVFIIGMLGNAIVVLILTKYKRLKTMTNIYLLNLAISDLLFLITLPFWIHYEWQRDWVFGNTMCKLLSGFYYMGLYSEIFFIILLTFDRYLAIVHAVFAIRVRKVVLSILTSVCAWSLALLVSLPDIVFNKSQRDFNYRTCSPYIPHETAKMWKRFQALKLNILGLILPLLIMTICYMGIIKILLRRRSEKKWRAVKLIFSIMVIFFLFWTPYNLTVLVSAFQDCFFKLDCERSKQLDLAMQVTEVIAFTHCCVNPVIYAFVGERFQKYLSHFVHHHIAVHLCKHIPSFLRDRMERNSSVSPSTGEQELSVEF, via the coding sequence ATGAGCACTTCCACAGAACTGCCGTATCTCAGTACCACTGAGTATTACTACTATGAAGACGAAGCCGCTCCGTGCCACAAAGATAATATCAAAGAACTGGCCTCCCGGTTCTTGCCTCCTCTGTATATACTGGTATTCATCATAGGTATGCTGGGCAATGCCATTGTGGTGCTGATCCTCACAAAATACAAAAGACTCAAGACTATGACCAACATCTACCTTCTCAACTTGGCCATTTCAGATCTGCTTTTCCTCATTACACTTCCCTTCTGGATTCACTATGAATGGCAAAGGGACTGGGTCTTTGGGAACACCATGTGTAAACTCCTTTCAGGATTCTATTATATGGGCTTATACAGTGAGATCTTCTTCATCATCCTGTTGACTTTTGACCGGTATCTGGCCATCGTCCATGCGGTGTTTGCCATAAGGGTCAGGAAGGTGGTCCTTAGCATCCTGACCAGTGTGTGTGCCTGGTCTTTGGCCTTATTAGTCTCTCTACCGGACATTGTCTTCAACAAATCTCAGAGGGACTTTAATTATCGCACCTGCAGCCCTTATATCCCACATGAGACTGCCAAGATGTGGAAAAGGTTCCAAGCTTTGAAACTGAACATCCTGGGACTCATTTTGCCCCTGCTGATCATGACCATCTGTTACATGGGGATTATAAAAATACTGCTTAGACGAAGGAGTGAGAAGAAATGGAGAGCAGTCAAGCTGATTTTTTCCATCATggtcatcttctttctcttctggaCGCCCTATAACCTTACAGTTCTAGTTTCCGCTTTCCAAGATTGTTTTTTCAAACTCGATTGTGAAAGAAGTAAACAACTGGACTTAGCAATGCAAGTGACTGAAGTTATTGCCTTCACACACTGTTGTGTCAACCCTGTGATCTATGCCTTTGTTGGAGAACGGTTTCAAAAATACCTCTCTCATTTTGTCCACCATCACATTGCAGTACACCTGTGCAAACATATCCCATCCTTCTTGAGAGATAGAATGGAGAGGAATAGTTCAGTCTCTCCTTCTACTGGGGAACAAGAACTCTCAGTTGAGTTTTAA